From one Candidatus Binataceae bacterium genomic stretch:
- a CDS encoding Rieske 2Fe-2S domain-containing protein produces MLEQVNLAELVQDHRVHRKIYVTPEIFELEIERIFERNWVYLGHESEVAEPGDYKTVRIGTQPAILSRDEDGRVHVVMNRCMHRGATICQQERGNSNYLRCWYHGWTYNSRGELIGVPYAGGFGSKFDRSKFALIKPAKVAIYRGLVFTSLSADVEELPDYLGNAKYYLDLFMDLSPEGEIAARAGTHKYGYDGNWKFQMENGVDGYHANFVHQSFFEVQGKRLGRKLMKLFNESTAMESKDLGHGHSILDTAPKRRVEQPVNNLFRGMSSQAATDAYLDSLQRRFGKQRTSEILGASNVNLAIFPNLLIIGVQLRQVIPIAFNRTEVFATPTTLRGVPEEINVARLRAHESFYGPAGGGAPDDVEMFNRCTAGLAVKGAEWLELSRGLEREVITPDGIIAAHLTDEVPQRALYRRWREVICGAAATEPRPAKLALIASGS; encoded by the coding sequence ATGCTCGAGCAAGTCAACCTCGCCGAGTTGGTGCAGGATCATCGGGTCCATCGAAAGATCTACGTCACGCCGGAGATTTTCGAGCTCGAAATAGAGCGGATTTTCGAGCGCAACTGGGTTTACCTCGGCCACGAGAGCGAGGTCGCCGAGCCCGGCGATTACAAAACCGTGCGGATCGGCACGCAGCCTGCGATCCTCTCGCGCGACGAAGATGGCCGCGTGCATGTCGTGATGAACCGCTGTATGCATCGCGGCGCGACCATTTGCCAGCAGGAGCGTGGCAACTCGAATTATCTGCGATGCTGGTATCACGGCTGGACTTACAACAGCCGTGGCGAGCTGATTGGCGTGCCGTACGCCGGCGGTTTCGGCAGCAAGTTCGATCGCAGCAAATTCGCGCTGATCAAACCGGCGAAAGTCGCGATCTACCGAGGGCTGGTGTTTACGAGCCTGAGCGCCGACGTCGAAGAACTGCCTGACTATCTCGGCAACGCGAAGTACTATCTCGATCTGTTTATGGATCTGTCGCCCGAGGGTGAGATCGCGGCGCGCGCCGGCACCCATAAATACGGCTACGACGGCAACTGGAAATTCCAGATGGAGAACGGCGTCGACGGCTATCACGCCAACTTCGTCCATCAATCGTTCTTTGAGGTGCAGGGCAAGCGGCTGGGCCGTAAGCTGATGAAGCTCTTCAATGAAAGCACCGCGATGGAGAGCAAGGACCTAGGGCACGGCCATTCGATTCTGGATACGGCGCCGAAGCGGCGCGTCGAGCAGCCGGTGAATAATTTGTTTCGCGGCATGAGTTCGCAGGCTGCGACGGACGCCTACCTCGACAGCCTTCAGCGGCGATTCGGCAAGCAGCGCACCAGCGAGATTCTGGGGGCCTCGAACGTCAATCTGGCGATTTTTCCGAATTTGTTGATCATCGGCGTCCAATTGCGCCAAGTCATTCCGATCGCATTCAATCGCACCGAGGTCTTTGCGACGCCGACGACTTTGCGTGGCGTGCCCGAAGAGATCAACGTCGCGCGGCTGCGCGCGCACGAATCCTTTTACGGCCCGGCCGGCGGTGGTGCGCCGGACGACGTCGAGATGTTCAACCGCTGCACCGCAGGACTGGCGGTCAAAGGCGCAGAGTGGCTCGAATTGAGCCGCGGGCTCGAACGCGAGGTCATTACACCCGACGGCATCATCGCGGCGCATCTGACCGACGAAGTTCCCCAGCGCGCCCTCTACCGCCGCTGGCG
- a CDS encoding DsbA family protein, with protein sequence MIGLFGLLMWLLPSAPAAQADTSATDDPSRVVAMVGSYQITLKDVDTRLLGEKGPAHLYDERKNALDEMIDEYLIRQAAANAKLNSADYMKQAAKVPVVTESEARTYYDAHKAQIDVKTGNQPYDKIKPLLISALQQKRQREAVDAVIAKLRAAQDVQIALKAPRFGVATGDSPAVGDKNAPVQIVEFADFQCPYCRAAEGSIKQVRQQYGNKVRLVYMDFPLGFHPHALDASMAARCANEQGKFWPYHDALLADQSKLDLSDLRTTAAKLGLDTASFNHCLDSKKYRAAVISDRDQGTKLGLTGTPTFFLNGRELSGAQSPEAFSAAVDDELKAPPAPEKEAAR encoded by the coding sequence GTGATCGGCCTTTTCGGGCTGCTTATGTGGCTGCTGCCGAGCGCGCCGGCAGCGCAGGCAGATACATCAGCCACGGACGACCCGAGCCGCGTGGTCGCTATGGTTGGCAGTTATCAAATCACGCTAAAGGATGTCGATACGCGGCTGCTAGGAGAAAAAGGTCCGGCGCATCTCTACGACGAGCGTAAGAATGCGCTCGACGAGATGATCGACGAATATCTGATCAGACAGGCGGCGGCGAACGCAAAACTGAATTCCGCAGATTACATGAAGCAGGCGGCCAAAGTCCCGGTAGTGACTGAGAGCGAAGCACGCACCTATTATGACGCGCATAAGGCTCAGATTGACGTCAAGACGGGAAACCAGCCTTACGACAAAATAAAACCTCTGCTGATTTCGGCTTTGCAACAAAAGCGGCAGCGTGAAGCGGTGGACGCGGTAATTGCCAAGTTGCGCGCCGCGCAGGACGTTCAAATTGCGCTGAAAGCGCCGCGCTTTGGGGTGGCTACGGGCGATAGCCCGGCTGTGGGCGACAAAAATGCGCCGGTCCAGATCGTCGAGTTTGCGGACTTCCAGTGCCCGTACTGCCGGGCTGCCGAGGGCTCGATAAAGCAGGTCAGGCAGCAATACGGCAACAAGGTGCGCCTGGTCTATATGGACTTTCCACTCGGCTTCCATCCGCACGCACTGGACGCCTCGATGGCCGCGCGATGCGCCAATGAACAGGGTAAATTCTGGCCCTATCACGACGCTTTGCTCGCGGACCAAAGCAAGCTTGACTTGTCCGATCTCAGAACTACGGCGGCGAAGTTAGGGCTCGACACGGCGAGCTTCAACCATTGTCTCGACTCCAAGAAGTATCGGGCCGCGGTCATAAGCGATCGCGATCAGGGGACCAAGCTTGGCCTTACCGGAACTCCTACGTTTTTCCTGAATGGACGCGAATTGTCGGGGGCACAGTCGCCGGAGGCATTTTCCGCCGCCGTCGACGACGAGCTTAAGGCCCCCCCGGCGCCGGAAAAAGAAGCGGCGCGATGA
- a CDS encoding amidohydrolase family protein has translation MGKTIISADSHITEPPNCYIDNIDPKYRDIAPRIVRDEAKGDLFVIHGMKKPLGIALAAAAGKRPEDLRAYGSTFESLHRGGWDPKARLADQDRDGVSAEVIYPTIGMMICNHQDFDYKKACFDAYNRWIAEFCAGSPERLIGLGQSTMRSVEEGIEELREMKALGLRGVMLTGNPQVSDFDDPCYGPYWEAAIDLEMPISFHILTSKSDQVGSRGRGPLINSFMSIIRGNQDIIGTFIYGGVFERHPKLKIVCVEADAGWVPHFMYRMDHAYNRHRTWMRCKELEKMPSDYFREHVYLTFQDDWVAFKTKDLCNYQRLMWANDFPHSDSTWPWSQEILAEHTKGLTTVEKDAILHDNVAELYNLSI, from the coding sequence ATGGGCAAAACCATTATCTCAGCCGACTCGCACATCACCGAGCCGCCGAACTGCTACATCGATAACATCGATCCGAAGTATCGCGACATTGCGCCGAGGATCGTGCGTGACGAGGCCAAGGGCGACCTCTTCGTCATTCACGGCATGAAGAAGCCCTTGGGAATTGCGCTTGCGGCCGCAGCCGGCAAGCGGCCCGAGGACCTGCGGGCGTACGGCTCGACCTTCGAAAGCCTGCATCGCGGCGGCTGGGATCCGAAAGCGCGGCTCGCCGATCAGGATCGCGACGGCGTGTCGGCCGAGGTTATCTATCCAACCATTGGGATGATGATCTGCAACCATCAGGATTTTGACTACAAGAAAGCCTGTTTCGACGCCTACAACCGCTGGATCGCCGAATTCTGCGCGGGGAGCCCGGAGCGTTTGATCGGGCTCGGCCAAAGTACGATGCGCTCAGTTGAGGAGGGTATCGAGGAGCTGCGCGAAATGAAGGCGCTGGGATTGCGCGGCGTGATGCTGACCGGCAATCCGCAGGTGAGCGATTTCGACGACCCCTGCTATGGGCCCTACTGGGAAGCGGCGATCGACCTCGAGATGCCGATCAGCTTCCATATCCTGACCAGCAAAAGCGATCAGGTCGGCAGCCGTGGACGCGGACCGCTGATCAACAGTTTCATGTCGATCATCCGCGGCAACCAGGACATCATCGGCACGTTCATTTACGGCGGCGTTTTCGAGCGCCATCCCAAGCTGAAGATCGTCTGCGTCGAGGCCGACGCCGGCTGGGTGCCGCACTTCATGTACCGGATGGACCACGCCTACAACCGCCACCGGACCTGGATGAGGTGCAAGGAGCTCGAGAAGATGCCGAGCGATTATTTTCGCGAGCACGTTTACCTGACTTTCCAGGATGACTGGGTCGCCTTCAAGACGAAGGACCTGTGCAATTATCAGCGCCTGATGTGGGCGAACGATTTTCCGCATAGCGACTCAACCTGGCCGTGGTCGCAGGAGATTCTCGCCGAGCATACGAAGGGTCTGACGACCGTCGAGAAGGACGCGATCCTGCACGACAACGTCGCGGAACTCTACAATTTGTCGATCTAA
- a CDS encoding DUF420 domain-containing protein, with product MTSYHLLAPINSVLNALAALLLLAGFYCIRRRWIRAHRACMIAAFTVSSIFFASYCFYHYEVGDVHFRGYGLIRPLYFSILISHIALAGAIVPLAIITLSRALRGNFAQHRRIARWTLPIWIYVSITGIATYLICYQLYPPGYGK from the coding sequence ATGACGTCGTATCACCTGCTCGCGCCGATCAACTCGGTCCTGAACGCGCTCGCAGCGCTACTTCTGCTGGCCGGTTTCTACTGCATTCGGCGCCGATGGATTCGCGCACATCGCGCCTGCATGATCGCAGCGTTCACCGTGTCGTCGATTTTTTTTGCCTCTTACTGCTTCTATCACTATGAGGTTGGGGACGTTCACTTTCGGGGCTACGGACTGATCCGGCCCCTCTACTTCTCAATTTTGATCTCTCACATCGCGCTGGCGGGCGCGATCGTACCGCTCGCCATAATCACGCTTTCCCGGGCCTTACGCGGCAACTTTGCGCAGCATCGGCGGATCGCGCGCTGGACCTTGCCGATCTGGATTTACGTATCCATCACGGGCATCGCGACGTATTTGATCTGCTACCAGCTCTATCCGCCCGGATATGGCAAGTAA
- the msrA gene encoding peptide-methionine (S)-S-oxide reductase MsrA yields MASIEMVGVNVGGASGIDDLKRSNLGRSRTHLALALMIGASLLFGAGAGRSSAEAAAEPATAVFAGGCFWGVDAVFKHVKGVTKVVSGYTGGAAVDPSYELVSTGTTGHAESVEVTYDPSRVSYGDLLKVFFLVAHDPTELDRQGPDEGTQYRSSIFYTDESQKKMAQQYVAELAREKIFSEPIVTQVVPLKVFYPAEDYHQNYLALHPDSPYIIINDQPKLAALQKRFPALYQE; encoded by the coding sequence GTGGCAAGTATCGAGATGGTCGGTGTGAACGTGGGCGGCGCGAGCGGTATCGATGATTTGAAGAGATCCAACTTGGGCCGATCGCGGACGCATCTGGCGTTAGCTCTCATGATTGGCGCGAGTCTGCTGTTTGGCGCCGGGGCAGGCAGATCGTCCGCGGAAGCGGCTGCGGAGCCTGCGACCGCGGTCTTCGCCGGCGGCTGTTTCTGGGGCGTGGACGCGGTCTTTAAGCACGTCAAGGGCGTCACCAAGGTCGTTTCAGGATATACCGGCGGAGCTGCGGTCGATCCAAGCTACGAGCTGGTGAGTACCGGCACGACCGGACACGCGGAGTCGGTGGAAGTAACCTATGATCCGTCCCGAGTCTCATACGGCGATCTGCTGAAGGTCTTCTTCCTGGTCGCGCACGATCCGACGGAGTTGGATCGGCAAGGTCCCGACGAAGGAACGCAATACCGCTCGTCAATTTTCTATACGGACGAGAGTCAGAAGAAGATGGCTCAGCAGTACGTCGCCGAACTCGCGCGGGAAAAGATTTTTTCTGAACCGATCGTGACCCAGGTCGTCCCGCTAAAGGTTTTCTACCCCGCCGAGGATTACCATCAAAACTACCTCGCACTGCACCCGGATAGCCCTTACATCATCATCAACGATCAGCCGAAATTGGCGGCGCTACAGAAGCGTTTCCCAGCGCTCTACCAGGAATAG
- a CDS encoding SDR family NAD(P)-dependent oxidoreductase yields MAMDQELTGKVAIITGAGRMRSIGRPIAKMLAQAGAAIVITGTGRRPEDYPDDEKAAGWRDIESVADEIRTAGGRCLALVSDIRDEQAVDELVSQTVAAYGRLDIVINNASAARGPDRVPATELSYAVWKKVFATNVDGTFLLARAAARRMIAQGEGGSIVNLSSIASKLAFANTAAYASSKAAINALSRAMALELAPHRIRVNALCPGIIDTFRMDDIGRGEKWRNFVKTMIPLGYAGDGSECAEMVLFLVTDHGKWITGQAINVDGGTVWGN; encoded by the coding sequence ATGGCCATGGATCAGGAACTTACGGGCAAGGTTGCGATCATCACCGGCGCCGGACGAATGCGCAGCATCGGACGGCCGATCGCGAAGATGCTGGCGCAGGCCGGCGCCGCAATCGTGATCACGGGCACTGGACGGCGTCCCGAGGACTACCCCGACGACGAGAAGGCCGCCGGCTGGCGAGACATCGAGAGTGTCGCCGACGAGATCCGAACCGCCGGCGGACGATGCCTGGCGCTGGTTTCGGACATCCGCGACGAGCAGGCCGTCGACGAGCTGGTGAGCCAAACCGTCGCCGCCTACGGCCGCCTCGATATCGTGATCAACAATGCCAGCGCCGCGCGCGGACCCGACCGGGTGCCGGCGACCGAGCTCTCCTACGCGGTTTGGAAGAAAGTCTTCGCCACCAACGTTGACGGAACCTTCCTGCTCGCGCGTGCGGCTGCGCGCCGCATGATCGCGCAGGGCGAAGGCGGCAGCATCGTCAACCTCTCATCGATTGCAAGCAAGCTGGCCTTCGCCAATACCGCCGCGTACGCTTCGTCGAAGGCCGCAATCAACGCGCTCAGCCGGGCGATGGCGCTCGAGCTGGCGCCCCATCGCATCCGCGTCAATGCGCTCTGCCCGGGTATCATCGATACCTTTCGCATGGACGATATCGGCCGCGGTGAGAAATGGCGGAACTTCGTCAAGACGATGATTCCGCTGGGCTACGCGGGCGACGGCAGCGAATGCGCGGAGATGGTGCTGTTTCTGGTGACGGATCACGGCAAGTGGATCACCGGCCAGGCCATCAATGTCGATGGCGGCACCGTCTGGGGCAACTGA
- a CDS encoding TIGR03560 family F420-dependent LLM class oxidoreductase yields MEQKIGFGVFSPQAGLPFKALLERALQIERLGYHSIWLVDHFWNRGVPEADVLECTTTMSALCARTEKLRVGSLVLCNSFRNPAMLAKVLASIDCISGGRLEIGLGAGWMDEEYRAYGYEFPSMGARLRQLEEGVQILKAMLSTKQSSFKGRYYQTADAWNNPQPVQRPHPPITIGGSGEKVMLKIIAKYADRWNCPAGYRSFEQKFNVLKEHCAAVGRDIKEINISEQLLVCIGANEAEVEERWKIAQRLPFWRTAIKGTPDTVVEQLRERVKRGIQFFTIIFGDLNSPQSIELFAREVMPAFA; encoded by the coding sequence ATGGAGCAAAAAATCGGATTCGGGGTCTTCTCGCCACAGGCCGGACTGCCCTTCAAGGCGTTGCTCGAGCGCGCGCTTCAGATTGAGCGGCTAGGCTATCACTCGATCTGGCTGGTCGATCATTTCTGGAATCGCGGCGTGCCCGAAGCCGACGTGCTCGAATGCACCACCACGATGAGCGCGCTCTGTGCGCGCACCGAAAAGCTCCGGGTCGGCTCGCTGGTGCTCTGTAACTCATTTCGTAATCCCGCGATGCTCGCAAAGGTGCTGGCGAGTATCGACTGCATCAGCGGCGGCCGCCTTGAGATCGGGCTCGGCGCGGGCTGGATGGACGAGGAATATCGCGCCTACGGCTACGAGTTTCCGTCGATGGGAGCGCGGCTGCGGCAACTCGAAGAGGGCGTGCAGATTCTCAAGGCGATGCTCTCCACGAAACAGTCGAGCTTTAAGGGGCGCTACTATCAGACCGCCGACGCCTGGAACAATCCGCAGCCGGTGCAGCGGCCTCATCCACCGATTACGATCGGCGGCAGCGGCGAAAAAGTGATGCTGAAAATTATTGCGAAGTATGCCGACCGCTGGAATTGCCCGGCGGGATATCGCAGCTTTGAGCAGAAATTCAACGTGCTCAAGGAGCATTGCGCCGCCGTCGGCCGCGACATCAAAGAGATCAACATCTCGGAGCAATTGCTCGTCTGTATCGGCGCCAACGAGGCCGAGGTCGAGGAGCGCTGGAAGATCGCGCAGCGCCTGCCGTTCTGGCGCACCGCGATCAAAGGCACGCCGGACACCGTCGTCGAGCAATTGCGCGAGCGGGTCAAGCGCGGCATCCAGTTTTTTACGATCATCTTCGGCGATCTGAACTCGCCGCAGAGTATCGAGCTGTTTGCGCGCGAGGTGATGCCCGCTTTCGCGTGA
- a CDS encoding acetolactate synthase large subunit has product MNGAESLIATALAAGVEVCFANPGTTEMPLVAALDATRGMRAVLGLFEGVCTGAADGYARMAGKPALTLLHLGPGFANGIANLHNARRARSPIVNVIGDHATWHLAADAPLTSDIVSLARPVSGWIREVKSAAAVAADTADAIAAAGGAPGKIATLIVPADCQWSPAGGIAPAGKVATSPLTPDNAIARAAEMLRTHGVNAVIFMGAQATRERGLKAAARLAAKTGCRLMCETFPARIERGGARPAVEKLPYFPEQATEALAKSAAFVLAGALNPVAFFGYPNLPSELIPAGRAIATLATPEQDSAAALEALADLIGARSDPAPPATARPAMPTGKLDASTIGAAIAALMPANCIVMDEAATTGLPFFGASTGAPAHSYLALTGGAIGQGLPCATGAAVACPDRKVIAFQADGSGMYTLQALWTQAREKLDVTTLICNNRRYRILQVELARAGITEPGRAARSLTSLAEPEINWASLAAGMGVPAVRVENAETLTVELRRALKERGPNLIEMMI; this is encoded by the coding sequence ATGAACGGCGCTGAGAGTCTGATCGCGACCGCGTTGGCGGCGGGGGTCGAGGTCTGCTTCGCGAATCCGGGGACGACCGAGATGCCGTTAGTCGCGGCGCTCGACGCCACTCGCGGGATGCGCGCGGTGCTCGGCCTGTTCGAAGGGGTCTGCACGGGCGCCGCCGACGGCTACGCGCGCATGGCCGGCAAGCCCGCGCTGACGCTCCTGCATCTCGGCCCCGGCTTCGCTAACGGGATCGCAAACCTGCACAATGCGCGCCGCGCCCGTTCACCGATCGTTAATGTGATCGGCGACCACGCGACCTGGCATCTCGCCGCCGACGCGCCGCTCACGTCGGATATTGTTTCGCTCGCGCGGCCGGTCTCCGGATGGATTCGCGAAGTGAAGTCGGCGGCCGCGGTGGCCGCGGATACCGCTGATGCGATCGCGGCGGCGGGCGGCGCGCCCGGGAAAATCGCAACGCTGATTGTGCCGGCGGACTGCCAGTGGAGTCCCGCCGGCGGGATCGCGCCCGCGGGCAAAGTCGCGACGTCGCCGCTCACGCCCGATAACGCGATCGCACGCGCCGCCGAGATGCTCCGCACGCACGGCGTTAACGCGGTCATCTTCATGGGGGCGCAGGCGACGCGCGAACGCGGCCTCAAGGCGGCGGCGCGCCTCGCGGCCAAGACCGGATGCCGCCTGATGTGCGAGACCTTTCCCGCGCGTATCGAGCGCGGCGGCGCGCGGCCCGCGGTCGAGAAACTGCCATACTTCCCCGAGCAGGCGACCGAAGCGCTGGCGAAGTCCGCTGCCTTCGTTCTCGCCGGCGCGCTCAACCCGGTAGCTTTTTTCGGTTATCCGAATCTGCCGAGCGAGTTGATTCCGGCTGGCCGCGCAATCGCGACGCTGGCGACGCCCGAGCAGGACTCGGCGGCGGCGCTGGAAGCGCTTGCCGATCTGATCGGCGCGCGAAGCGATCCCGCGCCGCCTGCGACCGCACGCCCCGCGATGCCAACCGGCAAACTCGACGCCTCGACGATCGGCGCTGCGATCGCGGCGCTGATGCCCGCGAACTGCATCGTGATGGACGAGGCCGCGACCACCGGCCTGCCCTTCTTCGGCGCCTCGACGGGCGCGCCCGCGCATAGTTACCTCGCTCTCACCGGTGGCGCGATCGGACAAGGATTGCCCTGCGCGACGGGCGCCGCGGTCGCTTGTCCCGATCGCAAGGTCATTGCCTTTCAGGCCGATGGGAGCGGGATGTACACGCTGCAGGCCTTGTGGACGCAGGCGCGCGAAAAGCTCGACGTCACAACGCTCATATGCAATAACCGCCGGTACCGGATTTTGCAGGTTGAACTCGCGCGCGCCGGTATCACCGAGCCGGGCCGCGCGGCGCGATCGCTCACGAGCCTCGCCGAGCCCGAGATCAATTGGGCTTCGCTGGCGGCGGGAATGGGCGTTCCCGCGGTGCGGGTCGAGAATGCGGAAACCCTCACCGTGGAACTCCGACGCGCGCTCAAGGAACGCGGACCCAACCTGATCGAGATGATGATCTAA
- a CDS encoding ArsA-related P-loop ATPase encodes MRTGLDLDSRRLVICLGPGGVGKTTFSAAIALAEAIRGRRVDVMTIDPAPRLLDALGLEADAVELQSVGLAGLRAKSSGRLRALRLDPKTTFDGLIARHAPSPAARDAIIAGRIYQNLSSALAGVADYMAMERLLGLYHEGGAELIVLDTPPAREALDFLEAPQRMLDLMSSRAITLLGASRGLMRAPLSVLDLAARAVLSAFDRLTGLHLLADVQGFVRGFEGMYDGFATRAAEAAALIRADESFIVLVTSPSPERVDEAREFARTLRAMGLRIGAVAVNRRMASLPDADEIETAKLPVGLKAKLRRNLADFAALKERERAALARLRAAIPDEIPIIVADDLGREPRALADLAAIAAGLHELGSSRR; translated from the coding sequence ATGAGAACGGGCCTCGACCTCGACAGCAGGCGGCTCGTCATCTGCCTCGGACCCGGGGGCGTCGGCAAAACGACCTTCAGCGCCGCGATTGCGCTGGCGGAGGCGATCCGCGGACGGCGGGTCGATGTAATGACGATCGATCCGGCGCCGCGCCTGCTCGACGCGCTGGGGCTGGAAGCGGACGCCGTCGAGCTGCAGAGCGTCGGGCTCGCCGGGCTGCGGGCGAAGTCCTCGGGACGGCTGCGCGCGCTGCGGCTCGATCCGAAAACGACTTTCGACGGGTTGATCGCCCGCCACGCGCCATCGCCCGCTGCCCGCGATGCGATTATTGCGGGGCGAATCTACCAGAATCTGTCGAGCGCGCTGGCGGGCGTGGCGGATTACATGGCGATGGAGCGGCTGCTCGGCCTTTATCACGAGGGCGGCGCGGAGTTGATCGTGCTGGACACGCCGCCCGCGCGTGAGGCGCTGGATTTTCTCGAGGCGCCGCAGCGCATGCTCGACCTGATGAGCTCGCGGGCGATCACGCTGCTGGGCGCGTCGCGCGGTCTGATGCGTGCGCCGCTAAGCGTGCTGGACCTCGCGGCGCGGGCGGTGCTGTCGGCGTTTGATCGCCTGACTGGGCTTCATCTGCTGGCGGACGTGCAGGGTTTTGTGCGCGGCTTCGAGGGCATGTACGACGGTTTCGCGACGCGTGCGGCCGAGGCCGCGGCACTGATTCGCGCTGACGAGAGCTTTATCGTGTTGGTCACGAGCCCGAGCCCGGAAAGAGTCGATGAGGCTCGAGAATTTGCGCGTACCTTGCGCGCGATGGGATTGCGGATCGGCGCGGTGGCGGTCAATCGGCGGATGGCGTCGTTGCCTGACGCGGACGAGATCGAGACGGCGAAGCTGCCGGTGGGGTTGAAGGCCAAGTTGCGGCGTAACCTCGCGGATTTCGCCGCGTTGAAGGAGCGCGAGCGGGCGGCGCTCGCGCGCTTGCGCGCCGCGATCCCCGACGAGATTCCGATTATCGTTGCGGACGATCTTGGCCGCGAGCCCCGCGCGCTCGCGGACCTTGCTGCGATCGCCGCGGGCTTGCACGAATTGGGCTCGAGCCGGCGTTAG